The following are encoded together in the Parabacteroides chongii genome:
- a CDS encoding glycoside hydrolase family 97 protein, which yields MKRSILFLAALFGCCAMSYAQQLLSPDGNLKMTFKLDEKGAPVYDLSYKQKEVIKPSKLGLELKKEDADAAVDFEFKQRKDVAALDKKTNLYDGFKITDTRTAAFDETWQPVWGEEKEIRNQYNELAVTLDQPANDRSIIIRFRLFNDGLGFRYEFPQQKELNYFVIKEEKSQFAMAGDHKAFWLPGDYDTQEYSTVTSRLSEIRGLMKEAVTPNSSQTPFSQTGVQTPLMMKSEDGLYINLHEAALVDYSCMHLNLDDKNMVFESWLTPDAKGDKGYLQTPCQSPWRTVIVSDDARDILASRITLNLNEPCKLEDVSWIKPVKYIGIWWDMITNKGTWAYTDELSSVKLGETDYTKVKPNGRHSANTANVKRYIDFAAANGFDAVLVEGWNEGWEDWFGKSKDYVFDFVTPYPDFDVQEIHRYAASKGIKMMMHHETSASVRNYERHMDKAYQFMVDNGYNSVKSGYVGDIIPRGEHHYGQWMCNHYLYAVKKASDYKIMVNAHEATRPTGLCRTYPNLIGNESARGTEYESFGGNNVDHTTILPFTRLIGGPMDYTPGIFETHCSAMNPSNTSQVRSTLARQLALYVTMYSPLQMAADIPEHYEQYADAFQFIKDVALDWEKSLYLEAEPGDYITIARKAKGTGNWFVGCTADENGHDSRLSFDFLEPAKKYIATVYADAKDADWKNNPQAYTIKKGLLTNKSKLNLKAACGGGYAISIFEVKDLKDIKGLKNL from the coding sequence ATGAAACGTAGTATTTTGTTTTTGGCCGCATTGTTTGGCTGCTGTGCGATGTCGTATGCCCAGCAATTACTTTCACCGGATGGAAATCTGAAAATGACTTTCAAGCTGGATGAAAAGGGCGCACCGGTTTATGACCTGAGTTATAAACAGAAAGAAGTGATCAAACCCAGTAAACTAGGGCTGGAGTTGAAGAAGGAAGATGCGGATGCCGCTGTCGACTTCGAGTTCAAACAACGCAAAGATGTTGCAGCGTTGGATAAAAAGACGAACCTGTATGACGGATTTAAAATAACGGATACCCGTACGGCTGCTTTCGATGAAACCTGGCAACCGGTATGGGGAGAAGAAAAAGAAATTCGTAATCAGTATAACGAGCTGGCCGTTACGTTGGATCAACCGGCAAACGACCGTTCTATCATTATCCGTTTCCGCCTGTTCAACGATGGGTTAGGGTTCCGTTATGAATTTCCGCAGCAGAAAGAGCTGAATTATTTCGTGATCAAAGAGGAAAAGTCACAGTTTGCCATGGCAGGCGACCATAAGGCATTCTGGCTCCCGGGCGATTATGACACACAAGAATACAGTACGGTTACTTCCCGCCTGAGCGAAATCCGCGGGTTGATGAAGGAAGCCGTTACGCCTAACTCTTCACAAACACCTTTCTCCCAGACTGGCGTTCAGACACCGTTGATGATGAAATCGGAGGATGGTCTGTATATCAACCTGCATGAGGCAGCCTTGGTTGACTATTCTTGTATGCACCTTAATCTGGATGATAAGAATATGGTCTTCGAATCCTGGCTTACTCCGGATGCCAAAGGGGATAAAGGATATTTACAAACTCCTTGTCAGTCTCCGTGGAGAACGGTTATCGTAAGTGACGATGCGCGTGATATTCTGGCTTCACGTATCACTCTGAACTTGAACGAGCCTTGTAAACTGGAAGATGTTTCCTGGATCAAGCCGGTTAAATATATCGGTATTTGGTGGGATATGATCACCAATAAAGGAACATGGGCTTATACGGATGAATTAAGCAGTGTCAAGTTGGGCGAAACGGATTACACAAAGGTGAAACCGAACGGCCGTCACTCTGCCAATACGGCTAATGTGAAGCGTTATATCGACTTTGCCGCGGCCAATGGTTTCGACGCCGTCCTGGTGGAAGGATGGAATGAAGGTTGGGAAGACTGGTTCGGAAAGAGCAAAGATTATGTATTCGACTTCGTAACTCCTTATCCTGATTTCGATGTACAGGAAATCCATCGTTATGCGGCAAGTAAAGGCATCAAGATGATGATGCACCATGAAACTTCGGCTTCCGTACGTAACTATGAACGTCATATGGACAAAGCGTATCAGTTCATGGTAGACAACGGATACAACAGTGTGAAAAGCGGTTATGTCGGTGATATCATCCCTCGCGGCGAACATCATTACGGACAGTGGATGTGTAACCATTATCTGTATGCCGTAAAGAAAGCATCCGATTATAAGATTATGGTAAATGCCCATGAAGCTACCCGTCCGACAGGTTTGTGCCGCACGTATCCGAACCTGATCGGAAACGAATCGGCTCGCGGAACTGAGTATGAATCGTTCGGAGGTAATAATGTCGACCATACCACGATCCTCCCGTTTACCCGTCTGATCGGAGGACCGATGGATTATACGCCGGGTATTTTCGAAACGCATTGCAGTGCGATGAATCCGTCGAACACGTCACAGGTACGTTCCACGCTGGCACGCCAATTGGCTCTTTACGTAACGATGTACAGCCCGCTTCAAATGGCTGCCGATATTCCCGAACATTACGAACAATATGCCGACGCTTTCCAGTTCATCAAGGATGTTGCCCTCGATTGGGAGAAATCTCTTTATCTGGAAGCCGAGCCGGGCGATTATATCACGATTGCACGCAAGGCAAAAGGTACAGGCAACTGGTTTGTCGGTTGTACGGCAGACGAGAACGGACATGATTCACGTCTCTCTTTCGACTTCCTCGAACCGGCTAAGAAATACATCGCAACAGTATATGCCGATGCAAAAGATGCCGACTGGAAAAATAATCCGCAGGCCTATACTATTAAGAAAGGACTGTTGACAAACAAGAGCAAATTGAATTTGAAGGCTGCCTGCGGTGGTGGCTATGCCATCAGTATCTTCGAGGTGAAAGACCTGAAAGATATAAAAGGGTTAAAAAATCTATAA
- a CDS encoding glycoside hydrolase family 13 protein: MKQIIITIVLCLTFNLPGISALNVQKTEPAFWWSGMQNTELQILLYGNDISTDNVSLSASDIRIKEIVRLENPNYLLVYLDLTETAPQQFNIILKKNGEQAVIPYQIKDRKDSPAGAKGFDASNVLYLIMPDRFANGNPDNDRVAGMLENKVDRSDPFARHGGDIQGIENHLDYFTDLGVTAIWLNPILENNMREGSYHGYAITDYYAVDPRLGSNQDFCRMVDAAHNKGLKIVMDMIFNHCGSEHFFFKDKPSDNWFNFQDNYTQTSYQTMPQMDIHRSDYDKTKSVDGWFTESMPDLNQRNRHVVTYLIQNSIWWIEYAGIDGIRQDTHPYADFEMMARWCRAVKAEYPDFNIVGETWLGSNVGVSFWQKDSKVAYPRNSYLPTVMDFPLNGLMSYVFDEETNEWDRGLAKIYDYLSQDIVYANPMNLLVFLDNHDTSRFYKTKPSSGLNRYKQALAFLLTVRGIPQIYYGTEIMMAGDKANGDGALRNDFPGGWKGDKVNAFTPAGRDSLQTEAFAYMQKLLRWRAGNEVVAKGSYKHFIPRNGVYVYERRLGNRSIVVFLNGTDEKKMLDLAPYREILPASSANELLSGKNIRLDSSLSLSARDVVILEF; this comes from the coding sequence ATGAAACAAATTATTATTACGATTGTATTATGTCTGACCTTCAATCTACCCGGAATATCGGCTTTGAATGTTCAGAAAACAGAACCGGCCTTCTGGTGGTCCGGCATGCAGAATACCGAATTACAGATTTTATTATACGGTAACGATATCTCCACAGATAATGTCTCTCTGTCGGCATCGGATATCCGTATCAAAGAAATTGTCAGGTTAGAAAATCCCAATTACTTATTAGTTTATCTGGATTTGACGGAGACGGCTCCGCAACAATTCAATATCATACTGAAGAAGAATGGTGAGCAGGCCGTTATTCCTTATCAGATCAAAGACCGCAAAGACAGTCCTGCCGGTGCAAAAGGTTTTGATGCTTCCAACGTATTATATCTGATCATGCCCGACCGCTTCGCGAATGGTAATCCCGATAACGACCGTGTTGCGGGAATGTTGGAGAATAAGGTAGACCGTTCCGATCCTTTTGCCCGCCATGGAGGTGATATTCAAGGAATAGAAAATCACCTGGATTACTTTACCGATCTGGGCGTGACAGCTATTTGGTTGAATCCCATTCTTGAAAACAATATGCGGGAAGGTTCTTACCATGGCTATGCAATCACCGATTATTATGCCGTCGACCCGCGTTTGGGTAGCAATCAGGACTTCTGCCGGATGGTAGATGCTGCCCATAATAAGGGTTTGAAGATTGTGATGGATATGATCTTCAACCATTGCGGCAGCGAGCATTTTTTCTTTAAAGATAAACCGTCCGATAACTGGTTCAACTTCCAGGATAATTATACGCAGACCTCTTATCAGACTATGCCGCAAATGGATATACACCGTTCGGATTACGACAAGACGAAAAGTGTGGACGGCTGGTTCACTGAATCCATGCCCGACTTGAACCAACGCAATCGTCATGTCGTTACCTACCTGATACAGAATAGTATTTGGTGGATCGAATATGCCGGGATAGACGGTATCCGTCAGGACACACATCCGTATGCAGACTTTGAGATGATGGCACGCTGGTGTCGGGCTGTCAAAGCGGAATATCCTGATTTCAATATTGTCGGCGAAACCTGGCTCGGTAGCAATGTAGGTGTTTCTTTCTGGCAGAAAGATAGTAAGGTGGCTTATCCTCGCAATTCTTATTTACCTACTGTGATGGACTTTCCGTTGAACGGTCTGATGTCGTATGTTTTCGATGAGGAAACGAACGAGTGGGACAGAGGATTGGCGAAGATTTATGATTATCTGTCACAGGATATTGTGTATGCCAATCCGATGAATCTTTTGGTATTCCTGGATAACCACGATACCTCACGCTTCTATAAAACAAAACCGTCTTCCGGCCTGAACCGTTACAAACAGGCACTGGCTTTCCTGTTGACTGTCCGTGGAATCCCACAGATCTATTACGGAACGGAAATAATGATGGCCGGCGATAAGGCAAACGGCGACGGTGCTTTGCGTAACGACTTTCCCGGAGGCTGGAAAGGAGATAAAGTAAATGCATTCACTCCGGCAGGACGTGATTCGTTGCAGACGGAAGCATTTGCCTATATGCAGAAACTCCTTCGGTGGCGTGCCGGAAATGAAGTGGTCGCCAAAGGTTCCTATAAACATTTCATTCCGCGCAACGGCGTTTATGTCTACGAAAGACGATTGGGTAACCGTTCCATTGTCGTTTTCCTGAACGGTACGGATGAAAAGAAAATGCTTGACCTTGCTCCCTACCGGGAAATTCTCCCTGCTTCTTCGGCTAATGAGTTGCTGAGCGGTAAGAATATCCGGTTGGATTCCTCCCTCTCTCTTTCTGCAAGAGATGTTGTGATCCTTGAATTTTAA
- a CDS encoding DUF6377 domain-containing protein, giving the protein MTKTISAILLFLFCFQLSYASEKDKTNLALLKELDRTIAQKPVFQQQREQEADSIKSLLKATSSLESKYELYGTLFGIYLHFQADSALRCLERRETLINSLRNPSYKNDLRIARAEVLGIMGLYNEVPEQLEQIQREDLSERSLLYYYYTCRTFYGWIADYTRTNDRHKYIAQTNAYRDSILAVTPDGTDHNIVLADQLIVNGNPDEAIRLMNKELEKAKGTESAIYILYNLSQAYAQKGDTEKQIYYLAQTAIGDLKAAKREYISLQKLALLMFEKGDIERAYKYLSCSMEDAVACNARLRSVEVTEFFPIVDKVYKLKIQKEKQITRTLLISISLMAFLLLITIFYLYRQMKKLSLMRKKVSAANEQLQEINKELSQASKIKEEYIALYLNQCVIYLDKLDTYRRSLAKLAMASKLDDLFKTIKSEQFIRDERKNFYNEFDKSFLRLFPRFTESFNGLMTEEGKLYPKSGEILSTELRIFALIRLGINDSSNIAHFLGYSLATVYSYRSKVRSKAYDKERFEEQIATL; this is encoded by the coding sequence ATGACTAAAACGATATCAGCCATTCTCCTGTTTCTGTTTTGCTTCCAGTTGTCTTATGCTTCTGAAAAAGACAAGACGAATCTAGCCCTGTTAAAAGAACTGGATCGCACGATTGCGCAGAAACCGGTCTTCCAGCAGCAACGGGAACAGGAAGCCGATAGCATTAAAAGTCTGTTGAAGGCAACCTCTTCGCTGGAAAGTAAATATGAGCTTTACGGAACTTTGTTCGGTATCTATCTGCATTTTCAGGCAGACTCGGCCCTGCGTTGTCTGGAAAGAAGGGAGACTTTGATCAATTCACTTCGTAACCCGTCCTATAAAAACGATCTGCGGATAGCCCGAGCAGAGGTTCTCGGTATTATGGGTCTTTATAACGAAGTACCCGAACAACTGGAACAAATACAAAGAGAGGATTTAAGCGAAAGGTCATTACTTTATTATTACTATACCTGCCGCACCTTTTATGGCTGGATAGCCGACTACACCCGTACAAACGACCGTCATAAATATATCGCCCAGACAAACGCTTACCGCGACTCGATCCTGGCGGTTACCCCGGACGGTACCGACCATAATATCGTTCTGGCAGACCAGCTGATCGTAAACGGTAATCCCGACGAAGCCATCCGCCTGATGAACAAAGAACTCGAAAAGGCCAAAGGAACAGAATCTGCTATATACATATTATATAACCTATCCCAGGCATACGCTCAAAAAGGAGATACGGAAAAACAAATCTATTACCTGGCACAAACAGCGATCGGTGACCTAAAAGCAGCCAAACGTGAATACATATCCCTGCAAAAACTAGCACTACTGATGTTTGAAAAAGGAGATATCGAACGGGCATACAAATACCTGAGCTGTTCGATGGAAGATGCAGTTGCCTGTAACGCCCGTCTCCGCTCAGTGGAAGTGACCGAGTTTTTCCCGATCGTGGATAAAGTATATAAACTGAAAATACAGAAAGAGAAACAGATCACCCGTACCCTGCTTATCAGCATCAGCCTGATGGCATTTCTTTTATTGATCACGATTTTCTACCTCTACCGACAGATGAAAAAGCTGTCGCTTATGCGTAAGAAAGTCAGTGCAGCCAACGAACAGCTACAGGAGATCAACAAAGAATTGAGCCAGGCTAGCAAAATAAAAGAGGAATACATCGCACTCTACCTGAACCAATGCGTCATCTATCTGGACAAACTGGATACGTATCGCCGTTCGCTCGCCAAACTGGCAATGGCCTCCAAACTGGATGATTTGTTCAAGACGATCAAGTCCGAACAGTTCATACGCGATGAGCGGAAAAATTTCTATAATGAGTTCGACAAGTCATTTCTTCGGCTCTTCCCCCGCTTCACCGAATCTTTCAACGGCTTGATGACGGAAGAGGGAAAACTATATCCTAAATCCGGCGAAATCCTGTCGACCGAACTGCGCATCTTCGCCCTCATCCGGCTCGGAATAAACGACAGCAGCAATATCGCCCATTTCCTGGGATATTCGCTGGCTACGGTTTACTCCTACCGAAGCAAGGTAAGAAGCAAGGCTTACGACAAAGAGCGGTTCGAGGAACAGATAGCTACTCTATAG
- a CDS encoding ORF6N domain-containing protein, producing MNELQVIQSKIYEIRGQKVMIDRDLAEMYDVPTKVLNQAVKRNIDRFPSDFMFQLTDKELEDWRSQFVTSNSIKMGMRRKPYAFSELGVAMLSSVLNSKTAIQVNINIMRAFVVIRQMLITSPISKTTMLQQELKELKEYIEEVFADYNDINADTRLQLELINKTLAELQVQKRLSDRPHNPVGFIKPK from the coding sequence ATGAATGAATTACAGGTAATTCAAAGTAAGATCTACGAGATACGAGGACAAAAGGTGATGATAGATCGGGATTTAGCTGAAATGTATGATGTGCCAACAAAGGTGTTAAACCAAGCTGTTAAGCGTAATATAGATCGCTTTCCATCTGATTTTATGTTCCAACTTACAGATAAGGAATTAGAAGATTGGAGGTCACAATTTGTGACTTCCAATTCAATAAAAATGGGTATGAGACGAAAGCCTTATGCTTTTTCTGAATTAGGAGTAGCTATGCTTAGTAGTGTTCTTAATTCAAAAACCGCAATACAAGTAAACATTAATATTATGCGTGCTTTTGTTGTAATTCGGCAGATGTTGATAACATCCCCTATCAGTAAAACAACAATGCTTCAACAGGAATTAAAGGAGTTGAAAGAATATATTGAAGAAGTATTCGCTGACTATAATGATATTAATGCTGATACTCGCCTACAATTGGAACTAATTAATAAAACATTGGCTGAATTACAGGTACAAAAGAGATTATCGGATAGACCACACAACCCGGTTGGATTTATAAAACCGAAATAG